A region from the Pseudomonas promysalinigenes genome encodes:
- a CDS encoding agmatine deiminase family protein, giving the protein MHLSADSGWRMPAEWARHAATWMVWPSNQAQWESGWRVSLPDVQRDFARVAAAIARFEPVRMVVDPSAMASARALCGANIELIELAVDDSWCRDSGPTFICHPQHGLAGLSWRFNAWGGKSQYDLDRSLGRRILDHLGVDGFSTALCNEGGAIHVDGQGTLITTESVLLNPNRNPGIDKATFEACFARYLGISKTIWLPGDPEYVTGDMTDGHVDGVCAFARPGVLLVDATHEHGSVYAEVVRENRRALELATDAHGRHFELLDLYEASAAVDQDAEVFCASYTNFYIANGAIIMPAYGIAADQNAAEQLAQAFPGREIVPVRIDAIAHGGGGIHCITQQQPQVQP; this is encoded by the coding sequence ATGCACCTGTCTGCCGACAGCGGCTGGCGTATGCCTGCGGAATGGGCCCGCCACGCAGCAACCTGGATGGTCTGGCCTAGCAACCAGGCCCAATGGGAGAGCGGCTGGCGAGTCAGCCTGCCCGACGTACAGCGCGACTTTGCCCGAGTAGCGGCCGCGATCGCACGCTTCGAGCCCGTCAGGATGGTGGTCGACCCATCGGCCATGGCCAGTGCCCGTGCGCTGTGCGGTGCCAATATCGAACTGATCGAACTGGCCGTTGACGACAGTTGGTGCCGGGACAGCGGCCCGACCTTTATCTGCCACCCGCAGCACGGCCTGGCCGGCCTGAGCTGGCGCTTCAACGCCTGGGGCGGTAAATCGCAGTACGATCTAGACCGCAGCCTTGGGCGCCGCATCCTCGACCATCTGGGTGTGGACGGCTTCAGTACCGCATTGTGCAACGAAGGGGGCGCCATTCATGTGGATGGCCAGGGTACGCTGATCACCACAGAGTCGGTGCTGCTCAACCCCAACCGCAATCCAGGTATCGACAAGGCGACCTTCGAAGCTTGCTTTGCCCGCTACCTGGGCATCAGCAAAACCATCTGGCTGCCGGGAGACCCAGAATACGTCACAGGCGACATGACCGACGGCCATGTCGACGGTGTCTGCGCATTTGCCCGCCCTGGTGTTTTGCTGGTCGATGCCACCCATGAGCATGGCTCGGTCTACGCCGAAGTGGTCCGGGAAAACCGCCGCGCCCTGGAACTGGCGACCGACGCCCATGGCCGGCATTTCGAACTGCTGGACCTATACGAAGCCAGCGCTGCGGTGGATCAGGATGCTGAGGTGTTCTGCGCGTCCTATACCAACTTCTACATCGCCAACGGCGCGATCATCATGCCGGCTTACGGCATTGCCGCTGACCAGAACGCCGCCGAGCAGCTCGCCCAGGCATTCCCGGGCCGTGAAATCGTACCGGTGCGCATCGATGCCATTGCGCACGGCGGCGGCGGCATCCATTGCATCACCCAGCAGCAACCCCAGGTGCAGCCATGA
- a CDS encoding extracellular solute-binding protein: MVRHLFAALGLAICTSQAHADQPTLRLYNWADYFAEDTLKRFTAETGIQVIYDVMDGSEVLEAKLMSGRSGYDLVFPGDTVAERLMRAGSLQPLDQSRLEALGDIEPGLRALHAQYPNASKATVPYTWGTIGLTGNAEKIRQRMPGALLDNLDLLFKPELAAKFADCGISIIDSPDEVLAVVLNYLGREPRSAKREDLAAASELLKAVRPYIRKFQSQPVTELVNENLCLSLGYSGDVIQAQRTAEAAGKQLDFQYRVPRQGTTVWMDTMAIPVDAKHPEYAYRFINFVMRPANMAAISNFTGYPTASAKARPAVDARMRDNPDIYLAPATYARLIPGRDIPQADMRARMRVWTRFKTAQD; this comes from the coding sequence ATGGTACGCCATCTTTTCGCCGCACTGGGCCTGGCCATCTGCACAAGCCAGGCCCATGCCGACCAACCTACGCTGCGCCTGTACAACTGGGCCGATTACTTCGCTGAAGACACACTCAAGCGGTTCACCGCAGAAACCGGTATCCAGGTGATCTACGACGTGATGGACGGCAGCGAGGTATTGGAGGCCAAGTTGATGTCCGGGCGCAGTGGCTACGACCTGGTGTTCCCTGGTGACACCGTGGCCGAACGGCTGATGCGTGCCGGCAGCCTGCAACCGCTCGACCAGAGCCGCCTGGAGGCACTCGGGGATATCGAGCCAGGGCTGCGCGCGCTGCACGCGCAATACCCCAACGCCAGCAAAGCCACCGTCCCCTACACCTGGGGCACCATCGGCCTGACCGGCAATGCCGAGAAAATTCGCCAGCGCATGCCCGGTGCGCTTTTGGACAACCTTGATCTGTTGTTCAAACCGGAACTGGCCGCCAAGTTCGCCGATTGCGGCATCTCGATCATCGACTCTCCTGACGAAGTACTGGCCGTGGTGCTCAACTATCTGGGGCGTGAGCCGCGCAGCGCCAAGCGCGAAGACCTGGCCGCCGCCAGCGAGCTGCTCAAGGCGGTACGCCCCTACATCCGCAAATTCCAGTCGCAACCGGTGACCGAGCTGGTGAACGAAAACCTATGCCTATCACTGGGCTACAGCGGCGACGTGATCCAAGCCCAACGCACGGCCGAAGCGGCCGGCAAGCAGCTGGATTTCCAGTACCGAGTGCCCCGCCAGGGCACAACGGTGTGGATGGACACCATGGCCATCCCCGTCGATGCCAAGCACCCGGAATACGCCTATCGTTTCATCAACTTCGTGATGCGCCCGGCAAACATGGCTGCCATCAGCAACTTCACAGGCTACCCGACCGCCAGTGCCAAAGCCCGCCCAGCGGTGGACGCACGGATGCGCGACAACCCCGATATCTACCTGGCCCCCGCCACCTATGCCCGGCTGATCCCGGGCCGCGATATTCCACAAGCCGACATGCGAGCACGCATGCGCGTGTGGACTCGCTTCAAGACCGCACAGGACTGA
- a CDS encoding acetyl-CoA C-acetyltransferase, with amino-acid sequence MNDVVIVAATRTAIGSFQGALATVPAVDLGAAVIKQLLAQTRLDPAQVDEVILGQVLTAGAGQNPARQAAIKAGLPYSVPALTLNKVCGSGLKALHLAAQAIRCGDAEVVIAGGQENMSLAPYVMPSARTGQRMGHGQLIDTMISDGLWDAFNDYHMGITAENLADNYELSREQQDAFAADSQRKAVEAIDAGRFKAEITPIVMPQKKGEPLVFDRDEQPRPGTTAQSLAKLRPAFKKDGSVTAGNASSLNDGAAAVLLMSASKAQALGLPALAKIAGYASAGVDPAIMGIGPVSATQRCLDKAGWQLADLDLIEANEAFAAQALAVGKALQWDASKVNVNGGAIALGHPIGASGCRVLVTLLHEMIKRDAKKGLATLCIGGGQGVALAIER; translated from the coding sequence ATGAACGACGTGGTCATCGTCGCCGCAACCCGTACCGCCATCGGCAGCTTCCAGGGCGCCCTGGCCACAGTGCCCGCGGTCGATCTGGGTGCGGCAGTGATCAAGCAGCTGCTGGCGCAGACCAGGCTGGACCCGGCTCAGGTCGACGAAGTCATTCTTGGCCAGGTGCTGACCGCGGGGGCTGGGCAGAACCCTGCGCGCCAGGCCGCGATCAAGGCTGGCCTGCCTTACAGCGTACCGGCCCTGACCCTGAACAAAGTCTGTGGCTCTGGCCTGAAGGCTCTGCACCTGGCGGCCCAGGCAATACGCTGCGGAGACGCCGAGGTGGTGATCGCCGGAGGCCAGGAGAACATGAGCCTGGCCCCGTACGTGATGCCTTCGGCGCGCACCGGCCAACGCATGGGCCATGGCCAACTGATCGACACCATGATCAGCGATGGCCTGTGGGATGCCTTCAACGACTATCACATGGGCATCACTGCGGAAAACCTGGCGGACAACTATGAATTGAGCCGGGAGCAGCAGGACGCGTTCGCCGCCGACTCACAGCGCAAGGCGGTAGAGGCCATCGATGCCGGGCGCTTCAAGGCCGAGATCACGCCAATTGTGATGCCGCAGAAAAAAGGCGAGCCCTTGGTCTTCGACCGCGATGAACAGCCTCGCCCCGGCACCACTGCCCAATCGCTGGCCAAGCTGCGCCCAGCGTTCAAGAAAGATGGCAGCGTTACCGCCGGCAATGCCTCCAGCCTGAACGATGGCGCCGCCGCCGTATTGCTGATGAGCGCCAGCAAAGCCCAGGCCCTCGGGCTGCCGGCACTGGCAAAGATTGCCGGCTATGCCAGCGCAGGGGTGGACCCAGCGATCATGGGCATCGGCCCTGTGTCTGCAACCCAACGCTGCCTGGACAAAGCGGGCTGGCAGTTGGCTGACCTGGACTTGATCGAAGCCAACGAAGCGTTCGCCGCTCAAGCCCTGGCGGTGGGTAAGGCACTGCAGTGGGATGCCAGCAAGGTCAACGTCAATGGCGGTGCAATCGCCCTGGGGCATCCGATTGGCGCTTCCGGTTGCCGGGTGCTGGTCACCTTGCTGCATGAAATGATCAAACGCGACGCTAAAAAAGGCCTGGCCACCCTGTGCATCGGAGGCGGTCAGGGGGTCGCCCTGGCCATCGAACGGTGA
- a CDS encoding agmatine deiminase family protein, producing MPNRRTFLQLSLAAGLGAGLGLPLGLARAEEPGRWFMPDEGEPQQRAFIAFGAQQAIWEDFTADVQVALGRIAQAIARYQPVTVFCRPDERELAEQHCASGNTTFVECDLDDIWMRDISANFVLDDEGALAAVDFNFNGWGNKQRHRNDALLARRVASLANARYQRSELVGEGGAIEVDGHGTGIMTQSSWVNANRNRQWSKAEVEAELKARLGLDKVIWLPGIAGKDITDGHVDFYARFVRPGVVIANLDNDPDSYDYEVTRKHLEILKQATDAQGRRLQIHVVSPPMHGRRNKFNRGNDDFAAGYINYFVINGAVIAPQFGDAQADEKARALLAVLYPGREIVQLDIDAIAAGGGGIHCVTHQCPA from the coding sequence ATGCCAAACCGTCGAACCTTTCTGCAACTGTCGCTAGCCGCAGGCCTGGGTGCCGGGCTGGGGCTGCCGTTGGGCCTTGCCCGTGCCGAGGAGCCTGGGCGCTGGTTCATGCCGGACGAGGGCGAGCCCCAGCAACGCGCGTTCATCGCATTCGGTGCCCAGCAGGCAATCTGGGAAGACTTCACCGCCGATGTACAGGTAGCCCTCGGCCGAATCGCCCAGGCCATTGCGCGCTATCAACCGGTCACCGTCTTTTGTCGCCCCGACGAACGCGAGCTTGCCGAACAGCACTGCGCCAGCGGCAACACAACGTTTGTCGAGTGCGACCTGGACGATATATGGATGCGCGACATCAGCGCCAATTTCGTGCTCGACGATGAGGGCGCTCTGGCAGCCGTAGACTTCAACTTCAACGGTTGGGGCAACAAACAACGCCATCGCAACGACGCGCTACTGGCCAGGCGCGTTGCCAGCCTGGCCAACGCGCGTTACCAGCGCAGCGAACTGGTCGGCGAAGGCGGTGCCATCGAGGTGGACGGCCATGGCACTGGCATCATGACGCAGAGCAGCTGGGTCAATGCCAACCGCAACCGGCAATGGAGCAAGGCCGAGGTCGAGGCTGAGCTCAAAGCGCGTCTGGGGTTGGATAAAGTCATCTGGCTGCCGGGTATCGCAGGCAAGGACATCACGGATGGGCACGTGGATTTCTATGCGCGCTTCGTTCGTCCGGGGGTGGTCATCGCCAACCTGGACAATGATCCGGACTCCTATGACTACGAAGTGACCCGCAAGCATTTGGAGATTCTCAAGCAAGCCACCGATGCCCAAGGCAGGCGTTTGCAAATACACGTCGTATCACCCCCAATGCACGGGCGGCGCAACAAATTCAACCGGGGCAACGATGATTTCGCGGCGGGGTACATCAACTACTTCGTGATCAATGGCGCAGTCATCGCACCGCAGTTCGGCGATGCACAGGCCGATGAGAAAGCCAGGGCGCTCTTGGCAGTGCTGTACCCAGGGCGCGAAATCGTACAGCTGGACATCGATGCCATTGCTGCCGGTGGCGGCGGTATCCACTGCGTGACGCACCAGTGCCCGGCATAG
- the aguB gene encoding N-carbamoylputrescine amidase, with protein sequence MSLLRVATTQMPCSWDLPGNLERAEQLVRQAAAQGAQVILLQELFATPYFCIEQDHKHQALAQPYPSSPILQRFAALAGELGVVLPLSWYERAGNAFFNSLTVADAYGRLLGVYRKTHIPNAIGYQEKEYFSPGDTGFKVWDTAFGRLGIGICWDQWFPETARCLALMGAEVLLFPTAIGSEPGCMELDSRDHWQVAMRGHAAANLVPVVAANRVGREVAGSDESLSMVFYGSSFICDHKGAMLTEADRASSGIWLHDLDLAGMREDRLSWGIYRDRRPQMYAPLLTLDGQHSLNPRA encoded by the coding sequence ATGAGCCTGCTGCGCGTGGCCACCACCCAGATGCCCTGCAGTTGGGACCTGCCAGGCAACCTCGAGCGCGCCGAGCAACTGGTGCGCCAGGCCGCCGCCCAAGGCGCACAGGTGATCCTGCTGCAAGAGCTGTTCGCCACACCCTACTTCTGCATCGAGCAGGACCACAAACACCAGGCACTGGCCCAACCCTACCCCAGCAGCCCGATCTTGCAACGCTTCGCAGCCCTGGCCGGCGAACTCGGCGTGGTGCTGCCGTTGAGTTGGTATGAGCGGGCCGGCAACGCTTTCTTCAATTCATTGACGGTGGCCGATGCTTATGGCCGGCTGCTGGGCGTCTACCGCAAAACCCATATCCCCAACGCCATCGGCTACCAAGAGAAGGAATACTTCAGCCCTGGCGATACCGGTTTCAAAGTCTGGGACACCGCCTTCGGCCGGCTGGGCATCGGCATCTGCTGGGACCAGTGGTTTCCGGAAACGGCCCGCTGCCTGGCACTGATGGGCGCTGAAGTGCTGTTGTTCCCGACCGCCATCGGTTCGGAGCCCGGCTGCATGGAGCTGGACTCGCGCGACCACTGGCAGGTGGCGATGCGCGGCCATGCCGCCGCTAACCTGGTGCCCGTGGTGGCGGCCAACCGCGTCGGCAGGGAAGTGGCTGGCAGCGATGAATCACTGAGCATGGTGTTCTACGGCTCATCGTTCATCTGCGACCACAAGGGCGCCATGCTCACCGAGGCCGACCGCGCCAGCAGCGGCATCTGGCTGCACGATCTGGACTTGGCGGGCATGCGCGAGGACCGTCTGAGCTGGGGTATCTACCGCGACCGCCGGCCGCAGATGTATGCGCCCCTACTGACGCTGGATGGTCAGCACTCACTCAACCCGAGGGCCTGA
- the yjiA gene encoding GTPase yields the protein MHTPIPVTVLTGFLGAGKTTLLKHMLKAEHGLKLAVIENEFSEAGIDSQLLGDEPVQVMTLANGCVCCSIHGDLTRALYLLLERLDTGEIAFDRLVIECTGLADPAPVAQTFFVDEELRERYLLDGIITLVDAAHADVHLTQSIAQAQVGFADRLLLSKTDLVEPAAVQALQERLARINGRAAIELVEHGRIDLAKLLDVRGFNLNPDLGANLKPSLRPVLKPATPDRISTLVLRTETALDIDRLSDFMNQLLEEHGKQLLRYKGVLNIAGEDRRLVFQGVLKLYGFDWDAEWGACETRESVMVFIADELPEAKIRAGFQALVAD from the coding sequence GTGCACACGCCCATTCCCGTCACAGTGCTCACCGGTTTTCTCGGTGCTGGCAAGACCACCCTGCTCAAGCACATGCTAAAGGCCGAGCACGGGCTGAAACTGGCCGTGATCGAAAACGAGTTCAGCGAGGCTGGCATCGATAGCCAGCTGCTAGGCGACGAACCGGTGCAGGTCATGACCCTGGCCAATGGCTGCGTGTGCTGCAGCATCCATGGCGACCTCACCCGCGCCTTGTACCTGCTACTCGAACGCCTGGACACCGGCGAGATCGCCTTCGACCGGCTGGTGATCGAATGCACAGGCCTGGCTGACCCGGCGCCGGTTGCCCAGACCTTTTTCGTCGATGAAGAACTGCGTGAACGTTACCTGCTGGACGGCATCATCACCCTGGTCGATGCTGCCCATGCCGATGTGCACCTGACCCAGAGCATTGCCCAGGCCCAGGTTGGTTTTGCCGACCGTTTGCTGCTGAGCAAGACCGACCTGGTCGAGCCGGCAGCGGTGCAGGCGCTGCAGGAGCGCCTGGCGCGGATCAATGGTCGGGCAGCCATTGAGCTGGTCGAACATGGCCGTATCGACTTGGCCAAACTGCTGGATGTGCGCGGTTTCAACCTCAACCCAGACCTGGGCGCCAACCTCAAGCCGAGCCTGCGACCCGTGCTCAAACCCGCCACGCCTGACCGCATCAGTACCCTGGTACTGCGCACTGAAACGGCGCTGGACATCGACCGCCTCAGTGATTTCATGAACCAGCTGTTGGAGGAGCACGGCAAGCAGTTGCTGCGCTACAAGGGCGTGCTGAACATTGCTGGCGAGGACCGCCGACTGGTGTTCCAGGGTGTGCTCAAACTCTATGGCTTCGACTGGGATGCCGAGTGGGGAGCCTGCGAAACCCGCGAGAGCGTGATGGTGTTCATCGCCGATGAGTTGCCCGAAGCTAAGATTCGGGCTGGCTTCCAGGCGTTGGTTGCCGACTGA
- a CDS encoding YbdD/YjiX family protein has translation MFNDLGRLGKYLGQAARLMVGMPDYDNYVEHMQAKHPDKPVMSYEAFFRERQEARYGGKSGPKCC, from the coding sequence ATGTTCAACGACCTGGGCCGACTGGGTAAATACCTGGGGCAGGCAGCCCGCCTGATGGTCGGCATGCCCGACTACGACAATTACGTCGAGCATATGCAGGCCAAACACCCGGACAAGCCGGTAATGAGCTACGAGGCGTTCTTCCGCGAGCGCCAGGAAGCCCGTTACGGTGGCAAGTCCGGGCCCAAGTGCTGTTGA
- a CDS encoding 5-methyltetrahydropteroyltriglutamate--homocysteine methyltransferase, which yields MALAHILGFPHISGDHALRARQWQVQKDAGIDLLPVGDVAWYAQQPACLLSVDEQLLAQKWEQLFEEVKAAKALGHAVKPVVIGPLSYLWLASQSASELDEVQLFERLLPQYDRALNRLAALGADWVQIDEPILARELPQEWKNAYERVYNILQRAPLKKLIAISTGGLEGNLGVAVSLPVDGLHVDLVQAPDQYAAVLDRLPGYKVLSLGLIDGNSASPVDLETTLDLLRDAHERLGDRLWVATSCALLHGPVHLAVQKCQEVAQLARTVNDAQASELRVSA from the coding sequence ATGGCACTGGCACACATTCTGGGGTTCCCCCACATCAGCGGCGACCATGCGCTGCGTGCCCGCCAATGGCAAGTGCAGAAAGATGCCGGCATCGACCTGTTGCCGGTCGGCGACGTTGCCTGGTATGCCCAACAGCCAGCGTGCTTGCTCAGCGTCGATGAGCAGCTTCTGGCGCAGAAGTGGGAGCAATTGTTTGAAGAAGTCAAAGCGGCGAAAGCCTTGGGCCATGCAGTCAAGCCGGTGGTGATCGGCCCATTGAGCTATCTGTGGCTGGCTAGCCAAAGCGCCAGCGAGCTGGATGAGGTGCAGTTATTCGAGCGCCTGTTGCCGCAGTATGACCGGGCCCTCAACCGCCTGGCTGCTCTGGGCGCCGATTGGGTACAGATCGATGAGCCGATCCTGGCCAGGGAATTGCCCCAGGAATGGAAAAACGCTTACGAGCGGGTTTACAACATCCTCCAGCGTGCGCCGCTGAAGAAGTTGATCGCCATCAGCACCGGTGGGCTCGAGGGCAACCTGGGCGTGGCCGTCAGCCTTCCGGTCGATGGCCTGCATGTCGATCTGGTTCAGGCCCCGGACCAGTATGCGGCCGTACTCGATCGCCTGCCGGGCTACAAGGTGCTGTCGCTTGGCCTGATCGACGGTAACAGTGCCTCACCTGTCGATCTGGAAACGACATTGGACTTGCTGCGCGATGCCCACGAGCGCCTTGGCGATCGCCTGTGGGTGGCAACATCCTGCGCGTTGCTGCACGGCCCGGTACACCTGGCCGTGCAGAAGTGTCAGGAAGTCGCGCAACTGGCCAGGACGGTCAACGACGCGCAAGCCAGCGAGCTGCGGGTCAGCGCCTGA
- a CDS encoding methylenetetrahydrofolate reductase C-terminal domain-containing protein gives MSPLKAALRDKQFVCVMEFVPKASAQRFAAMAAIMARKQLCGWPMTVAIGDRVGSPLDMSPLDALDTFDTPVPALPHFSGKDREAHHLLAQLQRMQAAGLDQLLLLSGDRLPGHQPGERPVRYLESVAALLIARQACPHWLLGAALNPFKYHEEEGGAQYLKAEKKLAAGADFLTLQLGFDASKHQQAMHWMQRQDSPKPMLACLMSLTAGRAAMLEHVAGVTVSPSMRSLLEAESQVSKAFALARSVDRLALQIIGVKLMGYAGVHLSGVHDLEQLLLLEERLHYWQGHIHSMAQWAPAWEDSWQMPGLPSVTFHPPAGNWRPGESTARASAKETFRYHLLHSTHSLLFSRSSWLSKAFGWAVRQPVWATQGGARVLHRLERAAKRPLVGCDTCGRCRLEDTLYICPETCPKGLANGPCGGTSLNRCEFGDRECIHSVKYRTAKAVGQTGVLAERLIPCVEVQTRHRSSWPQWFEAPQLRQLSRQPTPGSQPES, from the coding sequence ATGAGCCCGCTCAAAGCCGCGCTGCGCGATAAACAGTTCGTCTGCGTCATGGAATTCGTGCCCAAGGCCTCAGCCCAGCGCTTCGCGGCGATGGCGGCGATCATGGCGCGCAAGCAGCTGTGCGGCTGGCCCATGACCGTCGCCATCGGTGACCGCGTAGGCAGCCCGCTGGACATGTCCCCTCTCGACGCCCTCGACACGTTCGATACCCCAGTGCCTGCCCTGCCCCACTTTTCGGGCAAGGACCGCGAGGCCCATCATCTTCTGGCGCAATTGCAGCGTATGCAGGCAGCCGGCCTCGATCAGTTGCTGCTGCTTAGCGGCGACCGCCTGCCGGGTCATCAGCCTGGGGAACGCCCTGTGCGCTACCTGGAGTCGGTAGCGGCCCTGCTGATCGCGCGCCAGGCCTGCCCACACTGGTTGCTCGGAGCCGCACTGAACCCTTTCAAGTACCACGAGGAGGAAGGCGGGGCGCAGTATCTGAAGGCCGAGAAAAAGCTCGCTGCCGGCGCCGATTTTCTCACCTTGCAACTGGGCTTCGATGCCAGTAAGCACCAGCAAGCCATGCACTGGATGCAGCGCCAGGATTCGCCTAAACCGATGCTGGCCTGTTTGATGAGCCTGACTGCTGGCCGTGCAGCGATGCTCGAACACGTGGCCGGCGTTACCGTATCGCCGTCGATGCGCAGCCTGCTCGAAGCCGAAAGCCAAGTGTCCAAGGCCTTTGCCCTGGCCCGCAGTGTCGACCGCCTGGCGCTGCAGATCATCGGTGTGAAGCTGATGGGATACGCGGGCGTGCACCTGTCCGGGGTTCATGACCTCGAGCAGCTGTTGCTACTGGAGGAGCGCTTGCACTACTGGCAGGGCCACATCCACTCGATGGCCCAGTGGGCGCCTGCCTGGGAGGACAGTTGGCAGATGCCGGGCCTGCCCAGCGTGACCTTTCATCCACCTGCGGGGAACTGGCGCCCGGGCGAATCGACTGCGCGTGCTTCTGCAAAAGAAACCTTTCGCTATCACCTGCTGCACAGCACCCATTCGCTGCTGTTCAGCCGCAGCAGTTGGCTGAGCAAGGCGTTCGGCTGGGCGGTGCGTCAGCCTGTCTGGGCGACCCAGGGAGGAGCCAGGGTGCTGCATCGCCTGGAGCGGGCAGCCAAACGCCCGCTGGTAGGCTGCGACACCTGTGGCCGCTGCCGCCTGGAAGATACGCTGTACATCTGCCCGGAAACCTGCCCCAAAGGCCTGGCCAATGGGCCTTGCGGGGGGACGTCACTGAACCGCTGCGAGTTTGGCGACCGTGAATGCATCCACAGCGTGAAATACCGCACCGCCAAGGCCGTGGGGCAGACTGGCGTACTGGCTGAGCGACTGATCCCGTGCGTCGAGGTGCAGACCCGCCACCGCAGCTCCTGGCCGCAGTGGTTCGAGGCACCTCAATTGCGCCAGCTCAGTCGGCAACCAACGCCTGGAAGCCAGCCCGAATCTTAG
- a CDS encoding LysR substrate-binding domain-containing protein encodes MLKYWPPLNALRGFEAAARLGSFHKAAQALNLTQSAISQQIRSLETYLEQPLFHRSGRAVSLTDAGQDLLSTTQSMLQHLAVGIRRLEQYRKPNQLVVNTSPAFARHWLLPRLADFHQRCPQVDLWLFTSFEVPDMASETIDLAIRDDLSAQAECSFTVLHQDALYPACHPTLLQSPAQMRTTLHGEREMDWSHWQLEGGEDVGQQAKGLNFSDPGLLLDAASEGLGVALVSQLLAQRVVQEGRLQALSEQRVRGPAWACLVHRDSQDDPLARQFLGWLRDRLQA; translated from the coding sequence ATGCTCAAGTACTGGCCCCCACTCAATGCCCTCAGGGGCTTCGAAGCCGCCGCACGGCTGGGCAGCTTTCATAAAGCCGCACAAGCCCTGAACCTCACCCAATCAGCCATCAGCCAGCAAATCCGCAGCCTGGAAACCTACCTGGAACAGCCCCTGTTTCATCGCAGTGGCCGCGCGGTGAGCCTGACCGATGCCGGCCAAGATCTGCTGAGCACCACCCAGTCTATGCTCCAGCACCTGGCAGTGGGCATCCGCCGCCTGGAGCAGTACCGCAAACCCAACCAGCTGGTGGTCAATACCAGCCCCGCTTTCGCTCGGCACTGGCTGCTGCCACGTTTGGCCGATTTCCATCAGCGCTGCCCGCAGGTGGACCTATGGCTGTTCACCAGCTTCGAGGTCCCCGATATGGCCAGCGAAACCATCGACCTGGCCATCCGTGACGACCTCAGCGCCCAAGCTGAGTGCAGCTTCACCGTATTGCATCAGGACGCCCTCTACCCAGCCTGCCACCCAACATTGCTGCAAAGCCCTGCGCAAATGCGCACTACTTTGCACGGAGAGCGCGAAATGGACTGGAGCCATTGGCAATTGGAAGGCGGTGAGGATGTAGGGCAGCAGGCCAAGGGGCTGAATTTTTCAGACCCAGGGCTGTTGCTGGATGCGGCCAGCGAAGGCCTGGGGGTTGCCTTGGTGAGCCAGTTGCTGGCCCAACGCGTGGTGCAGGAGGGGCGCCTGCAGGCGCTGTCCGAGCAGCGGGTACGTGGGCCAGCCTGGGCTTGCCTGGTCCATCGTGACAGCCAGGACGATCCACTGGCCCGACAGTTCCTGGGGTGGTTGCGTGATCGATTGCAGGCGTGA